The genomic interval CCCTGCCTCCGTTGAGACGttacaacatttttatttccatccTGGTTTGTGTTCTTTCTGTTGAGCGGGGAGAAGAGTTCCAGCTGAATTTGCAAATCTTTAacctttgaaaacaagtccactGGCCCACCTGCAGCTGTATTCGAACTCAGTGGTTATTAATTTGTTATGGTTGGCCTGCAAAGTAATGACTGCTCTACATTTTACCATGACTTGTTTTGGATTTTCGTGACTGAATCAATTAATAAATGGATCagaatgaatggatggatgaatggatccctcactcactcaccttCAGCACTGAAGTTTCTATTTGGAGGTTTCTGTACTTCCAAGCTACTGCTCGTGGGTGACGCTCCAGAGCGAGAGCCCCTTTCTCGTGCAAAGCCTCGGTTGTTGTCCCTCTGGATCTCATTGGTGAAACGTGGCACATGTACAGGAATGTTCTCAGGCACCACCTGCACAAGTGGAGGTCCCAAGGGTGTCTGGTCATGCCTGCGGCTGTACACCTGCATACAACGCTCCTCAAGTGCCCCAATCAGCACAGACTGGTTGTTCACTACTGCAGATAGGGCTGCATATTTGGACTCCAGTTCCCTGTACCGGGATGCCAGGCGCAGTGACTCTGTAGTGGCATTGAGGATGCGCGTCTCCAACTGTGCAAGTTCCAGTGAGTTGTCCCTCTTCCTGATGATCTCGTGCAGCAGCTGCATGTAGAGCTGGGTCACTCTGGAGTTCATGTTCCTGCTCTCTTTCCTCAACAGCTTCATCTCATTCACCAAGTTCCCGTCTACATCCACCACCAGCTTCAAAGTCTCTGTCTCCCTACGCTGCTTCGACAGGAGGTCGCGCACTGCAGCCACATCCAGGCGTGTCACTCGATCCTTGTCGGTTGAGTAACCGCGGGCGGCACATATGGGTCCTGTGATCTTCTGCTCAGGGACCAGGAAGGTGTAGGAGCACTTCTTGCTTTCCGCATTGGCCTCTGGAGCCCTTCGTATCCGGGAGAGGATGGGGTTCTGTGTGAGGGCTTGGCTGTTGCCCCAGATAGAGAGAccaaacagaataaaaatgCTCCATGTTCCAGGTCCCATggttcctcctctcttcatcaCCAAACAAGCTAaatatctgtaaaaaaaaaaaggaaatagaaCTGTAAACCATTTTTACTTAAGGAAAAGGTTGGAGTTATTCTATATTACACTTATTGTCAATAAATTGCATAAAAAGACaattatctattatttatttggCCTCAAGTCCATTGGTTCCCACAGAAGAAGTACATCTTTAAAACACAAGTTATAGTTCCAtctttagccatgctagcacaCGCAGGAAGGCAATGTCGGTCCATCACTTTggtcaaaagtaaaacatgtcaacactcAGTtgcattgccatgaaatttggtacagacattcaagTCCCCATCAGAACGAATGGTAATCACTTTCATCGCCCCATCATCAGATCAAATTTGTTTCcagtacttttatttattactaaatTCTTGCACAACTAACGATATCCAGACTCAGCTTTACATTTAGTTAGTGTTAATTAGCAAGTGTTAGCATGAAAATATGCGAAACTGTGATGGTGagcatggtaaacattatacctgcatGTTAagattgtcattgtgagcattttAACGTGCTGATGTTAccatttagctcaaagccccACTGTGTCGAAGTACAAACTCACAGTGCTGGGCACTCTTATTGCAAGTGTTTctcaaaataaagtaaattgtgcatttgttgACTATTTTCATCAACAGTTATAGTTATTAGTATATAATTGTTGTGTTATGAGTAATGAAAGCCCTCAAATGGAATTGACTTAAGATAAACTACAGTGGCCATGTTCATCATAACAAAGGAAGGTGTAGTTTGCTGGTTTCACATATAAACTACTCTGCCCCTGGCAAGAAATGCCTTCTGGCACGCTTGTGGTGGCGTAAGAGCAAAGCCACCCATCCACCACAAATCTGTTATCGTAACTCGGATTTTCAATACATTCCCTCATAAGTTCTCTTTCATTACAGCCCTTACCACATCTGTATCAGGTGTCTGGGTGTGCGGAATTACTGGGTtctgtttttcatatttctctAGATCTCCTGGCTCAGACCTTCTACAAACCTCGCCTAAAGCCTTTCAGTGTACCTGCGCTGGCTTGTGTAGAGAATGAGTATGTTGAAAACCTCTCAGTCGGATTAAAAGATTTGACTGAAAATGAAATTATTTGGTAGAAAATTGACTTAATGTGGCCATggattacattaaatatatgaCTTCAATGGGATTGTCCGCTGCCATGATTCATGAGGTGAACTGCGTATATCAGTAATGAGCAAAGTGCTATAAGTGAGCAGGTGGTTACCATTGGGTCTCACTGACTCATTTTAACTTCTGCCATTTCTGCCTGGCTggtacaaacacatacatttgaATTTTGTGAGGaatgaaataaattgatgtGTTTGAGGAGCAGTAGGGGGAACAGGAATCCCTGATTTATGAATAATGCTTTCTGGAATCTATTTTTGGAAGGAAAGCTTTAGTTTTGATCTTATTGGTTTTGACAGCACAACGAATGAAGCAGGGGAGGGTGACTCCCCTGCATGCTAAGTGAAAGATCCCTCCCTCCATATTCAATAGTGGGGCTTGGCTCTGGAAGTGGAGCCAATGGCAAGCAAACTTCAGGCTGGTTTAGGGCCAAATCCAACCAGAAGGCAGTCTGGTGAATATGGCCAAGGAGGTTAAATAATATTCATCTAACACCTCTGACAGGAACACAACGGGACACACTTCATATCAGAGATCATCAAAACTAATCTTCTGAGGATTTTAACACATGCCAAAGAAGCAGAATTGAATGAGTCCAAGACAGAGACAGCGGGGGCTTTGAATCATTTCTGCGGTCTCCTCTTGATGTTTAGTTGCACGGAAGAGTCCTGACCACAGTTAAAGGGACGGGTCCCAGAGCAGTACCTAGGCTCAAACTGCTGCTGTAGCAGAAAAGTACCCTTTTATCATtatcaaagagaaaaacatgctTCAAGGGAAATGTATaacatcatgtgtttgtgtcttcatgAAGCTCAATGACTTATTGACAGAAAGAAAGCGCCTGAGCTGACATACATTAATAACTTAAAAATGGTCTATATTTAGCTTTAACATATGTAagatttgtgttttgtcttaTATTATAAACCATCTGAGGGCAAAGGAAAAGGCACTTTAAGGAAAACAGGCCATGTTTCAGAACTCAGAGACACCTTGGCACTGTCAGTCCGTTATTATTACCCGGGGAGTACTTTTTCCTGTCTTTCCGTAATCACAGGTCATCCCCTTCAATAGCTCGGACTCAGCAATTGGCCCGTCTGCACGTCTCCAACCCCACAATATGAATCTCACAGG from Cottoperca gobio chromosome 17, fCotGob3.1, whole genome shotgun sequence carries:
- the angptl1b gene encoding angiopoietin-related protein 1b; the encoded protein is MKRGGTMGPGTWSIFILFGLSIWGNSQALTQNPILSRIRRAPEANAESKKCSYTFLVPEQKITGPICAARGYSTDKDRVTRLDVAAVRDLLSKQRRETETLKLVVDVDGNLVNEMKLLRKESRNMNSRVTQLYMQLLHEIIRKRDNSLELAQLETRILNATTESLRLASRYRELESKYAALSAVVNNQSVLIGALEERCMQVYSRRHDQTPLGPPLVQVVPENIPVHVPRFTNEIQRDNNRGFARERGSRSGASPTSSSLEVQKPPNRNFSAEGPFRDCLAAQEAGHSTSGMYLIRPDEAERPVQAWCEQDIDNGGWTVIQSRRDGSVNFFRNWDNYKSGFGNIDGEYWLGLEGIYNLGRQGDYKLLVEMEDWMNKKVYAQYSSFHLEPESEGYRLRLGTYQGNAGDSLSSHNGKQFTTLDRDKDAYSGNCAHFHKGGWWYNACGQANLNGVWYTGGVYRSKFQDGIFWADYGGGFYSMKGVRMLIRPID